The following coding sequences are from one Blastocatellia bacterium window:
- a CDS encoding Zn-ribbon domain-containing OB-fold protein: MSEEIIVHRTALSIPYAWAAGRHATRFYREIAEHRKLFGTRCPRCQRVLFPARKACSRCFTETTDWVEVGPRGTVTSFTVVHYAEPQIQPLPPPLAYALIQLDGADTAFIHLVSEVNVAEIKTGMRVEAVFAESPQGNILDVKFFKPITQG, encoded by the coding sequence GTGAGTGAAGAAATCATCGTTCATCGGACGGCACTCAGTATTCCCTATGCCTGGGCAGCGGGTCGGCACGCCACGCGATTTTATCGCGAGATTGCCGAACATCGTAAGTTGTTTGGCACGCGCTGCCCACGCTGTCAACGTGTTCTGTTCCCTGCTCGCAAGGCGTGCAGTCGCTGCTTCACCGAGACGACCGATTGGGTCGAGGTTGGACCGCGCGGGACGGTCACCAGTTTCACCGTTGTTCATTACGCTGAACCTCAGATTCAGCCGTTGCCGCCGCCGCTCGCCTATGCGTTGATTCAGCTTGACGGCGCTGACACGGCGTTCATTCATCTGGTCAGCGAGGTCAACGTCGCAGAGATCAAAACCGGTATGCGTGTGGAAGCCGTTTTCGCTGAGTCGCCGCAGGGGAACATTCTGGATGTGAAATTTTTCAAACCGATTACACAAGGCTGA
- a CDS encoding DinB family protein, producing MSLRQALIDHKNSVRARTMPIIQRVTEEMLNWRPTDGVLSVGQLIHHIGQADMAWLKVLRRAWELDEFLSVRLAMDLPAVIGEISSLTDEVQSLEITHQELINWIAHQSDEQLMQLYQGSRWSLTAQQIILGLCEHESHHRGQLVTYLRLLKVDQVQPWGF from the coding sequence ATGAGCCTTCGCCAGGCGTTAATTGATCACAAGAACAGTGTTCGCGCGCGGACAATGCCGATCATCCAGCGCGTGACCGAAGAGATGCTCAATTGGCGACCGACGGACGGGGTGTTGTCTGTTGGCCAGTTGATCCATCACATTGGACAAGCGGACATGGCCTGGCTCAAAGTATTGCGTCGCGCATGGGAGCTGGACGAATTTCTCAGCGTTCGGCTGGCGATGGATTTGCCTGCTGTCATCGGCGAAATCTCCAGCTTGACCGACGAAGTCCAGAGTCTGGAGATCACGCATCAAGAGCTGATCAATTGGATCGCTCATCAGTCGGATGAACAATTGATGCAACTCTATCAGGGCAGTAGATGGAGCCTCACGGCGCAGCAAATTATCTTAGGATTGTGCGAACACGAGAGCCATCACCGAGGTCAATTGGTCACCTACTTGCGTCTGTTGAAGGTAGATCAAGTGCAACCCTGGGGATTCTAA
- a CDS encoding OB-fold domain-containing protein, with amino-acid sequence MNQEPLEKPLYINLHARLPYAYSAGRYVSRFLIALRDECKILATKCERCSIVLTPPRLVCNQCYGPMKEFVEVGPQGRLATFSVINFPFIDPFTGVERPVPYGYAIIQLDGCSNRFPHFLRETDLSRLRIGQRVQAVFKPDGERTGAVTDISHFEIIEP; translated from the coding sequence ATGAATCAGGAACCTCTGGAAAAACCGCTCTACATCAATCTGCATGCGCGTTTGCCGTATGCCTACTCGGCTGGTCGGTACGTCAGCCGGTTTCTCATCGCGTTGCGCGACGAATGCAAAATCCTGGCAACAAAGTGTGAGCGTTGTTCCATCGTGCTGACGCCGCCGCGACTGGTCTGCAATCAGTGTTACGGGCCGATGAAGGAATTTGTCGAAGTGGGGCCACAAGGGAGGCTGGCCACATTTTCGGTCATCAACTTTCCGTTCATTGACCCGTTCACCGGCGTTGAACGACCTGTTCCTTACGGCTATGCGATCATTCAGCTTGATGGTTGCTCGAATCGGTTCCCGCACTTTTTGCGAGAGACGGATTTGAGCCGACTGCGCATCGGTCAGCGCGTTCAAGCTGTGTTCAAGCCTGACGGTGAACGAACGGGCGCTGTGACCGACATCTCCCATTTTGAGATCATTGAGCCGTGA
- a CDS encoding MaoC/PaaZ C-terminal domain-containing protein, with protein MGKFFDELEPGQEFVSAGRTITEADIINFAGLTGDWSELHVNREFADKGYFGQRIAHGALTFSISTGLAVRMGLLDDVLIAFYGIDRLRFRQPVFIGDTLWVRKRVESKEDRDEHSGLLTFATEVVNQRQQVVLSYQDKVLLKKAG; from the coding sequence ATGGGAAAATTTTTTGACGAATTGGAACCAGGCCAGGAATTTGTCTCAGCCGGCCGCACCATTACCGAAGCTGACATCATCAACTTTGCCGGATTGACCGGCGATTGGAGCGAGCTGCACGTCAATCGCGAGTTCGCCGACAAAGGATATTTCGGTCAGCGAATCGCGCACGGAGCGCTCACTTTCAGTATCTCGACGGGATTGGCTGTTCGCATGGGATTGCTTGACGACGTGCTGATTGCATTTTACGGCATTGACCGCTTGCGATTTCGGCAGCCTGTGTTCATCGGCGATACACTGTGGGTTCGCAAGCGCGTCGAATCCAAAGAAGACCGTGATGAGCACAGCGGTTTGCTTACCTTCGCCACTGAAGTGGTCAATCAGCGTCAACAGGTCGTACTGAGCTATCAAGACAAAGTGTTGTTGAAGAAAGCTGGCTAG
- a CDS encoding thiolase family protein produces the protein MEDIAIVGVAQTKFEREKRDLNYAELVYGVVTELFEKTGATHQDVDNIVTASSDFWDGRTISSMAIQSAVGAYMKSESKVSSDGTLALLYGAMRILSGQFKTTLVVAHSKGSEGAPNLIANAAFDPVYQRQLGIDFHVASALQARAYMQKYGLTEQDVALVSVKNLANAKKNPYAQVAGDFTVDDVMNSGYLAEPIKTLDASPISDGACAVLLAHADVASRFTDKPVWLKGVGHCQDGYYLGDRDLTTSPALAAAARRAYQMASIDDPLKQLDVAEIYDAYSYQELMWTEALGFCQPGEGVQLLKSGVTAINGSLPVNPSGGLLAAHAFLAAGLVRVIECVLQLRGEAGEHQIPHAKTALAHGSFGFCGQTHCVWILSAER, from the coding sequence ATGGAAGACATAGCCATTGTCGGCGTTGCACAAACGAAGTTCGAGCGCGAAAAGCGAGACCTTAATTATGCTGAGTTGGTCTACGGCGTGGTGACTGAGCTGTTTGAAAAAACAGGCGCGACGCATCAGGACGTGGACAACATTGTGACGGCTTCGTCCGATTTCTGGGATGGCCGCACCATTTCGAGCATGGCGATCCAGAGCGCGGTCGGCGCATATATGAAGTCGGAGTCAAAAGTCTCCTCAGATGGCACACTCGCGTTGCTCTACGGCGCCATGCGTATCTTATCCGGGCAATTCAAGACGACACTGGTGGTGGCGCACAGCAAAGGGTCGGAAGGCGCGCCCAACCTGATCGCCAACGCTGCGTTCGATCCGGTCTACCAACGTCAGCTTGGCATTGATTTTCACGTGGCCTCGGCTCTCCAGGCGCGCGCCTACATGCAGAAGTACGGCCTCACGGAACAGGACGTCGCGTTGGTCTCGGTGAAGAATCTAGCCAATGCGAAGAAAAATCCTTATGCGCAGGTGGCTGGTGATTTCACGGTGGACGACGTCATGAACTCCGGGTATCTGGCCGAGCCGATTAAGACGCTGGATGCATCGCCTATTTCTGACGGCGCCTGCGCCGTGTTGCTGGCTCATGCTGATGTGGCGAGCCGATTTACTGATAAGCCTGTTTGGTTGAAAGGCGTCGGCCATTGTCAGGATGGTTATTACTTGGGAGACCGCGACCTGACCACCTCGCCAGCCTTAGCCGCGGCAGCCCGGCGCGCCTACCAGATGGCCAGCATTGACGATCCGTTGAAGCAGCTCGACGTGGCCGAAATTTACGACGCATATTCCTATCAGGAGCTCATGTGGACGGAAGCGCTCGGATTTTGTCAACCGGGAGAAGGTGTCCAACTGCTCAAATCCGGCGTCACGGCAATCAACGGCTCGTTGCCGGTTAATCCGTCAGGCGGCCTGTTAGCGGCGCATGCCTTCCTGGCAGCCGGCTTGGTTCGTGTCATAGAGTGCGTGCTGCAACTACGAGGCGAAGCTGGCGAACATCAAATCCCTCATGCCAAAACGGCGCTGGCACACGGCAGTTTCGGATTCTGTGGTCAAACTCACTGCGTCTGGATTTTGTCGGCGGAGAGATAA
- a CDS encoding thiolase family protein: MPKNVAIIASGQTNHTSRRKDVNIPEMIREAVDRALTDAELTIDDIDAVVIGNMEHFEGINLSDMWASEGSGAVMKPCMKIATGGTTGTSVAAGAYYHCASGLFDTVLAIGWEKLSESDTTAGIITAFDPIVERLTLAGAIGGLAIEANLYMTTYGLSQEHFAKAAVMARKNAQNNPHAHLKHDLTVEMVLNSPMIAYPIHYLDMCPTSDGACAVIFASEDRARRLCPRPAWIKAAVCRHNHPYIGDVWWDRSTLESAAIEAYKIAGITNPRKELDVIELYDPASYALVAWIQHLHICGPGEGGKLIDDGSITMEGDIPVNPSGGVISTNPIGATALIRVAEAALQIQGKAGARQVEGAKTALATGFGGSYWNEVFILSDRL, from the coding sequence ATGCCTAAAAACGTTGCTATCATTGCAAGCGGACAAACCAATCATACGTCACGTCGCAAAGACGTGAACATCCCGGAGATGATTCGGGAAGCCGTTGATCGCGCGCTGACCGACGCCGAGTTGACGATTGACGACATTGACGCCGTCGTCATCGGCAACATGGAGCATTTCGAGGGTATCAATCTGTCGGATATGTGGGCCTCGGAAGGCTCCGGCGCGGTCATGAAACCGTGCATGAAAATCGCCACCGGCGGGACAACGGGCACGTCAGTGGCTGCCGGCGCATATTATCATTGCGCGTCCGGGTTATTCGATACGGTCTTGGCCATCGGATGGGAGAAATTGTCCGAAAGCGATACCACGGCTGGTATCATCACGGCATTTGATCCGATCGTTGAGCGATTGACGCTGGCCGGAGCCATCGGTGGATTGGCTATCGAAGCGAATTTGTATATGACCACCTACGGGCTCAGCCAAGAGCATTTCGCCAAAGCGGCGGTCATGGCGCGAAAGAATGCGCAAAACAATCCCCATGCGCATTTGAAACATGACCTGACCGTTGAGATGGTGCTCAATTCCCCGATGATTGCCTATCCGATTCACTATCTGGACATGTGTCCGACATCGGATGGCGCGTGCGCGGTGATTTTCGCCAGTGAGGATCGCGCGCGCCGGCTCTGCCCGCGACCGGCCTGGATCAAAGCAGCCGTATGCCGCCACAATCATCCTTACATCGGCGATGTCTGGTGGGACCGGAGCACGCTTGAATCGGCAGCGATTGAGGCCTACAAGATTGCTGGCATCACCAACCCACGCAAAGAACTGGACGTCATCGAGCTATACGATCCGGCCAGTTATGCCCTCGTGGCGTGGATTCAACACCTGCATATTTGCGGCCCCGGCGAGGGCGGCAAACTGATTGATGATGGCTCCATCACGATGGAAGGAGACATTCCCGTCAATCCATCCGGTGGCGTCATCTCGACCAATCCGATTGGCGCCACTGCTTTGATCCGCGTGGCTGAAGCAGCATTACAAATTCAAGGCAAAGCCGGCGCTCGTCAAGTCGAAGGCGCCAAGACGGCGCTAGCCACCGGCTTCGGTGGTTCATATTGGAATGAAGTATTCATTCTCTCGGATCGCCTATGA
- a CDS encoding SCP2 sterol-binding domain-containing protein has protein sequence MSYVFPSDEWVASFKQRINEGAYKESGATWEAGSLCCVIKANPDIGLTEDKFILLDLYRGECRDARLVDATEAASASFTITAAYDRWKQLFRGELDPVKAMMFGQINIKGNLGVLMKYTKAAKDLLECGGQVPSTFLGERTSE, from the coding sequence ATGTCGTACGTGTTTCCCAGCGACGAGTGGGTCGCCTCATTTAAGCAGCGAATCAACGAAGGCGCGTATAAAGAATCGGGCGCCACGTGGGAGGCGGGCTCGCTCTGTTGCGTCATCAAAGCCAATCCGGATATCGGACTGACAGAAGACAAATTCATTTTATTGGACCTCTATCGTGGCGAGTGCCGTGATGCGCGATTGGTGGACGCGACGGAAGCCGCGTCGGCCAGTTTTACCATCACTGCCGCTTACGATCGGTGGAAACAGTTGTTTCGCGGCGAGCTTGACCCCGTCAAGGCAATGATGTTCGGACAGATCAATATCAAGGGCAATTTGGGCGTGCTAATGAAGTACACCAAAGCGGCCAAGGACCTGCTCGAATGCGGCGGTCAGGTTCCCAGCACTTTTCTTGGAGAAAGAACCAGTGAGTGA